Genomic DNA from Bacteroidota bacterium:
GCGATGGGAAGAGCTTCGGCCCGAGTTCGACCAACGGGGCGTGCAGATCGTGACCGTCAGCACGGACCTGCCCGAGGAGATCCGGGAGCGGCGCAACGTTCACGGCCTGCAGGCGCACATGCTCTCGGATCGCGACCTGGCGG
This window encodes:
- a CDS encoding redoxin domain-containing protein, with product MRRWEELRPEFDQRGVQIVTVSTDLPEEIRERRNVHGLQAHMLSDRDLA